A genomic window from Massilia sp. METH4 includes:
- the fliI gene encoding flagellar protein export ATPase FliI, with product MDTQVQGPEKHANRWRSYLRDCGTLLDFVEPMQVSGRVTRVAGLVMEAVGLRLAVGAACTVPLPAGGKVEAEVVGFEGDRLFLMPQSDVEGIVPGTRVFPIEPSIPKPGTVTHPRRRTSDRARQLPVGPELLGRVVDAAGRPLDGLGPIQTNDSAPINVRPANPLGRAPIVETLNVGVRCINAMLTVGRGQRMGLFAGSGVGKSVLLGMMARYTEADIIVVGLIGERGREVKEFIEHILGEEGLARSVVVAAPADTPPLMRMQGAAYSTAIAEHFRDKGQNVLLIMDSLTRYAMAQREIALAIGEPPATKGYPPSVFAKLPVLVERAGNGELGGGSITAFYTVLTEGDDQQDPIADSARAILDGHIVLNRRLAEAGHYPAIDIEQSISRAMHSITSHDHQNKARRLKQLFSVYERSRDLIAVGAYTPGTDPKIDEAIKLHDRIEHFLQQKITERVDMAESLGQLATLFD from the coding sequence ATGGATACTCAAGTACAAGGCCCAGAAAAGCACGCCAACCGCTGGCGTTCCTACCTGCGCGACTGCGGCACGCTGCTGGACTTTGTGGAGCCCATGCAGGTCTCCGGCCGCGTCACGCGGGTGGCCGGCCTCGTCATGGAAGCGGTCGGCCTGCGCCTCGCCGTGGGTGCCGCCTGCACGGTGCCGCTGCCGGCCGGCGGCAAGGTCGAGGCCGAGGTCGTCGGCTTCGAGGGCGACCGGCTGTTCCTGATGCCGCAGAGCGATGTCGAAGGCATCGTGCCCGGCACGCGCGTGTTTCCCATCGAACCATCGATCCCCAAGCCGGGCACCGTCACGCACCCGCGCCGCCGCACCAGCGACCGCGCACGGCAATTGCCGGTGGGCCCGGAACTGCTGGGCCGCGTGGTGGACGCAGCCGGGCGCCCGCTCGACGGCCTGGGCCCGATCCAGACGAACGACTCGGCGCCGATCAACGTGCGTCCCGCCAACCCGCTGGGGCGCGCACCGATTGTCGAAACACTCAACGTGGGCGTCCGTTGCATCAACGCCATGCTGACCGTGGGCCGCGGCCAGCGCATGGGCCTGTTCGCCGGTTCCGGCGTCGGCAAGTCCGTCCTGCTCGGCATGATGGCGCGCTACACGGAGGCGGACATCATCGTGGTGGGCCTGATCGGCGAACGGGGCCGCGAGGTCAAGGAATTCATCGAACACATCCTGGGCGAGGAAGGCCTGGCACGCTCCGTGGTGGTGGCCGCGCCGGCCGACACGCCGCCGCTGATGCGCATGCAGGGCGCGGCCTACTCGACCGCGATCGCCGAGCATTTCCGCGACAAGGGCCAGAACGTGCTGCTGATCATGGACTCGCTGACCCGCTATGCGATGGCGCAGCGCGAGATCGCCCTGGCGATCGGCGAACCGCCGGCCACCAAGGGGTATCCGCCCTCCGTGTTCGCGAAGCTGCCCGTGCTGGTGGAGCGCGCCGGCAATGGCGAACTGGGCGGCGGCTCGATCACGGCGTTCTACACCGTGCTGACCGAAGGCGACGACCAGCAGGACCCGATCGCCGACTCGGCGCGCGCGATCCTGGATGGCCACATCGTGCTGAACCGCCGCCTGGCCGAGGCGGGCCACTACCCCGCCATCGACATCGAGCAATCGATCAGCCGGGCCATGCACTCGATCACGTCGCACGACCACCAGAACAAGGCGCGCCGCCTGAAGCAGCTGTTCTCCGTGTACGAGCGCAGTCGCGACCTGATCGCCGTGGGTGCCTACACCCCGGGTACGGACCCGAAGATCGACGAGGCGATCAAGCTGCACGACCGCATCGAGCATTTCCTGCAACAAAAGATCACGGAACGGGTCGACATGGCCGAGAGCTTGGGGCAATTGGCCACGCTGTTCGACTGA
- the fliJ gene encoding flagellar export protein FliJ → MASKNQLNTLIDLAQTETDDAAKRLGAALKAINDAEEKLNMLIGYRDEYLRKFQASQQAGITPMAYRNFQAFMDKLDSAIQGQEEVLRHARKRGDMEKTTWQAAERKRVSYSTLRDREDAKLQKLEAKRDQKAMDEHASRQAFFRR, encoded by the coding sequence ATGGCCTCGAAAAACCAACTCAATACCCTGATCGACCTGGCGCAGACCGAGACGGACGACGCGGCCAAGCGCCTGGGCGCGGCCTTGAAAGCCATCAACGACGCGGAAGAGAAGCTGAACATGCTGATCGGCTATCGCGATGAATACCTGCGCAAGTTCCAGGCAAGCCAGCAAGCCGGCATCACGCCGATGGCTTACCGTAACTTCCAGGCGTTCATGGACAAGCTCGACAGTGCGATCCAGGGCCAGGAAGAAGTGCTGCGGCACGCCAGGAAGCGCGGCGACATGGAAAAAACCACGTGGCAGGCGGCCGAACGCAAACGCGTGTCCTATTCCACCCTGCGCGACCGCGAAGACGCCAAGCTGCAAAAGCTCGAGGCCAAGCGCGACCAGAAGGCGATGGACGAGCATGCGTCGCGCCAGGCCTTCTTCCGCCGTTAA
- the fliF gene encoding flagellar basal-body MS-ring/collar protein FliF translates to MAAAAEQLDLDAPAAGDARPPFYKTPLGKNIIRGGAVAAVIAVIAMIWLWQSQPEYRVLFANYSDRDGGAITAALDQMQVPYKFSEGGNAILIPEEQVAATRLRLASQGLPKGGNVGFELMENQKLGISQFLEQVNYQRALEGELAKSVESLGSVQAARVHLAMPKPSVFVREQQHPTASVVLTLHPNRSIDPGQVSAIVHLVASSVPDLTPANVTVVDQQGNLLSNQNKDSNTAIKSLDATQLKYVQELQKQIIKQVENIVKPIVGEDNVRAEAVADVDFSAVEQAAESYKPNSAPAPSAIRSQQSSETTGNPNANPNGVPGALSNQPPGTATAPLETTPPGEAAPPGVVGAGAPGTLPGHKESTTNYEVDKTVRYEQKAIAGLKRMTVGVVVNYRRIVDANGKVTVRPLSAEEMAKINSLVREAMGYNQDRGDSVSVANVPFDGIDKPAAPALDWWRDPANLPLAAEIAKFLIVALILLYILLRVVRPMMRPVFKKIDEINAPEPEPEEEIVAEPAGPTEEEIRAQELAALEETTARTYRDNLALAKKLANEDPRIVANVIKAWIGNND, encoded by the coding sequence ATGGCCGCAGCCGCCGAACAACTCGACCTCGACGCCCCCGCCGCCGGCGACGCGCGTCCCCCGTTCTACAAGACCCCGCTCGGAAAGAACATCATCCGCGGCGGCGCCGTGGCCGCCGTGATCGCGGTGATCGCCATGATCTGGCTGTGGCAGAGCCAGCCGGAATACCGCGTGCTGTTCGCCAATTATTCCGACCGCGACGGCGGCGCCATCACGGCCGCGCTGGACCAGATGCAAGTGCCGTACAAGTTCAGCGAAGGCGGCAATGCGATCCTGATTCCGGAAGAGCAAGTGGCCGCCACGCGCCTGCGCCTGGCGTCCCAGGGCTTGCCGAAAGGCGGCAACGTGGGCTTCGAGCTGATGGAAAACCAGAAGCTCGGCATCTCGCAGTTCCTGGAACAGGTGAACTACCAGCGCGCGCTGGAAGGCGAGCTGGCCAAGTCCGTGGAATCGCTGGGCAGCGTGCAGGCGGCCCGCGTGCACCTGGCCATGCCGAAGCCTTCCGTGTTCGTGCGCGAGCAGCAGCACCCCACCGCTTCCGTGGTGCTGACCCTGCACCCGAACCGCTCGATCGATCCGGGCCAGGTGAGCGCCATCGTGCACCTCGTCGCCTCCAGCGTGCCGGACCTGACGCCGGCCAACGTGACCGTCGTCGACCAGCAGGGCAACCTGCTGTCGAACCAGAACAAGGACAGCAATACGGCGATCAAGAGCCTCGATGCGACGCAGCTGAAGTACGTGCAGGAATTGCAGAAGCAGATCATCAAGCAGGTCGAGAACATCGTCAAACCGATCGTCGGCGAAGACAATGTGCGCGCAGAGGCCGTGGCCGACGTGGACTTTTCCGCCGTCGAGCAGGCCGCCGAATCGTACAAGCCGAACTCGGCGCCGGCGCCGTCGGCGATCCGCAGCCAGCAGAGCAGCGAGACGACGGGCAACCCGAACGCCAACCCGAACGGCGTGCCGGGTGCCCTGTCCAACCAGCCGCCCGGCACGGCCACCGCCCCGCTGGAAACCACGCCGCCCGGCGAGGCAGCGCCGCCCGGCGTGGTCGGCGCGGGCGCACCCGGCACCCTGCCCGGCCACAAGGAATCGACGACCAACTACGAGGTCGACAAGACGGTGCGCTACGAGCAGAAAGCCATCGCCGGCCTGAAGCGCATGACGGTGGGCGTGGTGGTCAACTACCGCCGCATCGTCGACGCGAACGGCAAGGTAACCGTGCGCCCGCTGTCCGCCGAGGAAATGGCGAAGATCAACAGCCTGGTGCGCGAAGCGATGGGCTACAACCAGGACCGCGGCGACTCGGTGAGCGTGGCGAACGTGCCGTTCGACGGCATCGACAAGCCGGCCGCGCCCGCGCTCGACTGGTGGCGCGACCCAGCGAACCTGCCGCTGGCGGCCGAGATCGCCAAGTTCCTGATCGTGGCGCTGATCCTGCTGTACATCCTGCTGCGCGTGGTGCGCCCGATGATGCGCCCCGTGTTCAAGAAGATCGACGAAATCAACGCGCCCGAGCCCGAACCGGAGGAAGAAATCGTCGCGGAACCGGCCGGCCCGACGGAAGAGGAAATCCGCGCCCAGGAACTGGCCGCGCTGGAAGAAACCACGGCACGGACTTACCGCGACAACCTGGCACTGGCCAAGAAACTGGCCAACGAAGACCCACGGATCGTCGCCAACGTGATCAAAGCATGGATAGGCAACAATGACTGA
- a CDS encoding flagellar hook-length control protein FliK: MQTRLDSAGLRPLVPGGGQAVADPRQAAFQRNLAPMVGKTVAGEVLAKIPDGSYLVRVADTNARMMLPGGTQVGAQVALNVVAAHPRPLLQVGTEQAQLATVYTAPGETGAAQTRPMSSAAVLLNKAPLVPADQLPTLDHTSAQATLSPAARAIASALTQAYTAPGAPVVIHGKQALVAAGVPDPGRLEGALKNVLGESGLFYESHVAEWAEGKRSLQELAREPQMQRMMQGATSDAMARAMGGPDLSAAHMINLQLHAQEQGKVQWHGEAWPGQRMQWEVEREENEGRSRGRGEAEEQPVWRSGVRFHLPLLGKVAASVTLVGDQVHLTMQSDSDDTAAELRAWSGELQRALDAAGLPLSTLSIGAEAPAAPAKGDSDAS, encoded by the coding sequence GTGCAGACGCGGCTCGATTCGGCCGGGCTGCGGCCCCTCGTGCCGGGCGGCGGCCAGGCGGTCGCCGATCCGCGGCAAGCCGCGTTCCAGCGGAACCTGGCGCCGATGGTCGGCAAGACCGTGGCGGGCGAGGTGCTGGCGAAGATCCCGGACGGCAGCTACCTGGTGCGCGTGGCCGATACCAACGCGCGCATGATGCTGCCCGGCGGCACCCAGGTCGGCGCGCAGGTCGCCCTGAACGTGGTGGCCGCGCACCCCCGCCCCCTGCTGCAGGTGGGCACTGAACAGGCCCAGCTGGCTACCGTGTACACCGCGCCCGGCGAAACGGGCGCAGCGCAAACCCGGCCGATGAGCTCGGCCGCGGTACTGCTCAACAAGGCGCCGCTGGTTCCCGCCGACCAGCTCCCCACCCTCGACCATACTTCCGCCCAGGCCACGCTGAGCCCGGCCGCGCGCGCCATCGCCAGCGCGCTGACGCAGGCTTACACGGCCCCCGGCGCACCGGTTGTCATCCATGGCAAGCAGGCGCTGGTCGCTGCCGGCGTGCCCGATCCCGGCCGCCTGGAAGGCGCGCTGAAAAACGTGCTGGGCGAATCGGGACTGTTCTACGAGTCGCATGTGGCCGAATGGGCCGAAGGCAAGCGCAGCCTGCAGGAACTGGCGCGCGAGCCGCAGATGCAGCGCATGATGCAGGGCGCCACCTCCGACGCGATGGCGCGCGCGATGGGAGGGCCCGACCTTTCGGCCGCGCACATGATCAACCTGCAACTGCACGCGCAGGAACAGGGCAAGGTGCAGTGGCACGGCGAGGCATGGCCGGGCCAGCGCATGCAGTGGGAAGTGGAGCGCGAGGAGAACGAGGGGCGCTCGCGCGGCCGCGGCGAAGCGGAGGAGCAGCCGGTCTGGCGGAGCGGCGTACGCTTCCACCTGCCGCTGCTGGGCAAGGTGGCTGCCAGCGTCACGCTGGTGGGCGATCAGGTGCACCTGACGATGCAGTCCGATTCCGACGATACCGCCGCCGAGTTGCGCGCCTGGTCCGGCGAATTGCAGCGCGCGCTGGACGCGGCGGGCTTGCCGCTGTCGACCCTGTCGATCGGTGCGGAGGCGCCGGCGGCGCCCGCGAAAGGCGACAGCGATGCGTCGTGA
- a CDS encoding EscU/YscU/HrcU family type III secretion system export apparatus switch protein, which translates to MRRDDPPKRPLQSAVALAYKNGEGAPKVVAKGRGLVAEQIIAVAAEAGVYVHESKELVSLLMDIDLDRQIPPALYRVIAELLAWLYHIEAAKKSGTAPPPAPDTEAALPPSTSTSGEP; encoded by the coding sequence ATGCGTCGTGACGATCCGCCCAAGCGCCCACTGCAGAGCGCCGTCGCGCTCGCCTACAAGAACGGCGAGGGGGCGCCGAAGGTCGTCGCCAAGGGCCGCGGCCTGGTGGCCGAGCAGATCATCGCCGTGGCAGCCGAGGCCGGCGTGTACGTGCACGAGTCGAAGGAACTCGTGTCGCTGCTGATGGATATCGACCTCGACCGGCAAATCCCGCCGGCGCTCTACCGTGTCATTGCGGAACTATTGGCCTGGCTTTATCATATCGAGGCGGCAAAAAAATCCGGCACGGCGCCACCGCCAGCCCCCGATACCGAAGCCGCCCTCCCCCCTTCCACATCTACCTCTGGCGAACCCTGA
- a CDS encoding flagellar hook-length control protein FliK, translated as MQTQSIQNQQPNKPQPAKSAPLPNNDFKQALTLEIERAPVRAAPEQPAPAPQTKAPAKNAQPAKPAQAQNANNASQADDAQAPASTDAAAKPATTESTPAEETAESAEDTASVADPAAGMLAMLAAYGQLTGKTEVKPDTAAATGTDAAALAAMQADAAGRATLANLAADARAGKAGAEGTTALQDALADQAGANRLLKAGTDAALVADQQAESFAARLAEAAPAPQPVAQPVAQAMAGAMQAANAVAANQLQARVGTNAWEQQLGQKVVWMVAGGDQSASLTLNPPDLGPLQVVLNVSNDSATATFTAHQPETRQAIENALPKLREMMSEAGIALGNATVSAGSQEQQQAFAEQARGGSGGRNGNAGNGGDSGQQEEAQPVIRRAVLGAVDTFA; from the coding sequence ATGCAGACCCAATCCATCCAGAACCAGCAACCGAACAAGCCGCAGCCGGCCAAGAGCGCGCCGCTGCCCAACAACGACTTCAAGCAAGCCTTGACGCTGGAAATCGAGCGCGCGCCCGTTCGCGCGGCGCCGGAACAGCCGGCCCCTGCCCCGCAGACCAAAGCGCCGGCAAAGAACGCCCAGCCGGCAAAGCCGGCGCAGGCCCAGAACGCGAACAACGCCAGCCAGGCCGATGACGCACAGGCGCCGGCGTCCACCGATGCCGCCGCCAAGCCCGCCACCACCGAGTCGACCCCGGCCGAAGAAACGGCCGAGTCCGCCGAGGACACCGCCTCCGTGGCCGACCCGGCCGCCGGCATGCTGGCGATGCTGGCCGCCTACGGCCAACTGACCGGCAAGACCGAGGTCAAGCCGGACACGGCAGCGGCGACGGGCACGGATGCCGCCGCGCTGGCGGCCATGCAGGCCGACGCCGCCGGCAGGGCCACGCTGGCCAACCTCGCTGCCGACGCGCGGGCCGGCAAGGCCGGGGCCGAAGGCACCACGGCATTGCAGGATGCGCTGGCCGACCAGGCCGGTGCGAACCGCCTGCTCAAGGCGGGCACCGACGCGGCGCTCGTGGCCGACCAGCAGGCCGAGTCGTTTGCCGCACGCCTTGCCGAGGCGGCGCCCGCGCCGCAGCCCGTTGCGCAACCTGTCGCGCAAGCCATGGCCGGCGCGATGCAGGCCGCCAACGCCGTGGCCGCGAACCAGTTGCAGGCCCGCGTGGGCACGAATGCCTGGGAACAGCAATTGGGCCAGAAGGTCGTGTGGATGGTGGCCGGCGGCGACCAGAGCGCTTCGCTGACGCTGAACCCGCCGGATCTCGGGCCGCTGCAAGTGGTGCTGAACGTCTCGAACGATTCCGCCACCGCCACGTTCACGGCGCACCAGCCGGAAACCCGGCAGGCGATCGAGAATGCGCTGCCGAAGCTGCGCGAAATGATGAGCGAAGCCGGCATCGCGCTGGGCAATGCTACCGTGTCGGCCGGGTCGCAGGAACAGCAGCAGGCGTTCGCCGAGCAGGCGCGCGGCGGCAGCGGCGGCCGCAATGGCAATGCCGGCAATGGCGGCGATTCGGGACAGCAGGAAGAGGCGCAGCCGGTCATCCGCCGCGCGGTGCTGGGCGCCGTCGACACATTCGCCTGA
- the fliG gene encoding flagellar motor switch protein FliG, with protein MTENTGLQKAAILMLAMGEAEAAEVMKFLGPREVLKLGAAMATMKNVPHEQVVDVLDGFRDEVAAASTVGLDSDEYIRQVLTKALGDDKASVLLSRILGGKDASGIESLKWMDSQSVAELIRNEHPQIIATILVHLERDQACEILGHFTDRLRNDVVLRIATLDGVQPAALRELNDVLTKLLSGNENIKKSTLGGVRTAAEILNFMSGEQENSVMENIKNYDNDMAQKIMDEMFVFDNLIDIDDRGIQLLLREVQSEMLIIALKGASQELREKIFKNMSARASEMMREDLESKGPVRLSEVETQQKGILQIVRRLADEGQIVLGGKGEDSFV; from the coding sequence ATGACTGAAAATACCGGGCTGCAAAAGGCAGCCATCCTGATGCTGGCAATGGGCGAAGCCGAAGCGGCGGAAGTGATGAAATTCCTGGGCCCGCGCGAGGTGCTGAAGCTGGGCGCGGCGATGGCCACGATGAAGAACGTGCCGCACGAGCAGGTGGTCGACGTGCTGGACGGCTTTCGCGACGAGGTGGCCGCCGCTTCCACCGTGGGCCTGGACTCGGACGAATACATCCGCCAGGTGCTGACCAAGGCGCTGGGCGACGACAAGGCGTCCGTATTGCTGTCGCGCATCCTGGGCGGCAAGGACGCTTCCGGCATCGAAAGCCTGAAGTGGATGGACTCGCAATCCGTGGCCGAGCTCATCCGCAACGAGCACCCGCAGATCATCGCGACTATCCTCGTGCACCTGGAGCGCGACCAGGCTTGCGAAATTCTGGGACACTTTACAGACCGCTTGCGCAATGACGTGGTGTTGCGCATCGCCACGCTGGACGGCGTGCAGCCAGCCGCCCTGCGCGAGCTGAACGACGTGCTGACCAAGCTGCTCTCGGGTAACGAGAACATCAAGAAGTCCACGCTGGGCGGGGTGCGCACCGCGGCCGAGATCTTGAACTTCATGAGCGGGGAGCAGGAAAACTCCGTCATGGAAAACATCAAGAACTACGACAACGACATGGCGCAGAAGATCATGGACGAGATGTTCGTGTTCGACAATTTGATCGACATCGACGACCGCGGCATCCAGCTGCTGCTGCGCGAAGTGCAGTCGGAAATGCTGATCATCGCGCTGAAGGGCGCCTCGCAGGAATTGCGCGAGAAGATCTTCAAGAACATGTCGGCGCGCGCCAGCGAGATGATGCGCGAGGACCTGGAATCGAAGGGGCCGGTGCGGCTATCGGAGGTGGAAACGCAGCAGAAGGGCATCCTGCAGATCGTGCGGCGCCTGGCCGACGAGGGACAGATCGTCCTGGGCGGCAAGGGAGAGGATTCGTTCGTCTAA
- the fliE gene encoding flagellar hook-basal body complex protein FliE: MRTGGIDSSQIQSMIAQLKAAATRPQATPPAIQTEQPAAKVDFSNALKGALDSVAESQNKAQAMSRQFQLGDDSVNLSDVMIQMQKASINFQATVQVRNKLVQAYTDIMNMQV; the protein is encoded by the coding sequence ATGCGCACAGGCGGTATCGACAGCAGCCAGATCCAGTCCATGATCGCCCAGCTGAAGGCGGCAGCAACGCGCCCGCAGGCCACGCCGCCGGCGATCCAGACCGAGCAGCCGGCCGCGAAGGTCGACTTTTCCAATGCCCTGAAGGGAGCGCTGGACAGCGTGGCGGAAAGCCAGAACAAGGCGCAGGCCATGTCGCGGCAATTCCAGCTGGGCGACGATTCGGTGAACCTGTCCGACGTGATGATCCAGATGCAGAAGGCCAGCATCAACTTCCAGGCCACCGTGCAGGTGCGCAACAAGCTGGTACAGGCTTATACGGACATCATGAACATGCAGGTGTAA
- a CDS encoding flagellar assembly protein FliH, with product MANFPKDAQPAFQRWELKSFGDLRPSTLAQREREEAEARARAEQLAQQQAADAAARQAEYERAMNAPPPPVYPTVEELEAIREEARQQGYQDGYAGGHRAGEDEAIREGEEALKGALAPLANLATSFSEALRGADQLIANDVLDLALHLARNMLKQALPAKPELIIPIVQDAIAYLPTMQKPAVLFLNPDDAAIIRGAIGEELDKSGWIISDDPSIERGGCKIDTPSNQIDAQVQARWARLAHAVGKNLDWLETD from the coding sequence TTGGCTAATTTTCCGAAAGATGCACAGCCTGCATTCCAGCGCTGGGAACTGAAATCGTTCGGTGACCTGCGACCCAGCACGCTGGCGCAGCGGGAGCGCGAAGAGGCCGAGGCGCGGGCGCGCGCCGAGCAATTGGCGCAGCAGCAGGCGGCCGATGCCGCCGCGCGCCAGGCCGAGTACGAGCGCGCCATGAACGCCCCGCCGCCCCCCGTCTACCCGACCGTGGAAGAGCTGGAAGCCATCCGCGAGGAGGCACGCCAGCAGGGCTACCAGGACGGCTACGCGGGAGGCCACCGGGCCGGTGAGGACGAGGCGATCCGCGAAGGCGAGGAAGCGCTGAAGGGGGCGCTCGCCCCGCTGGCGAACCTGGCGACCAGTTTCTCGGAGGCGCTGCGCGGCGCCGACCAGCTGATCGCCAATGACGTGCTCGACCTCGCGCTGCACCTGGCCCGCAACATGCTCAAGCAGGCGCTGCCCGCCAAGCCGGAATTGATCATCCCCATCGTGCAGGACGCCATCGCCTACCTGCCGACGATGCAGAAGCCCGCGGTGCTGTTCCTCAATCCCGACGATGCGGCGATCATCCGCGGCGCCATTGGCGAGGAGCTGGACAAGAGCGGCTGGATCATCAGCGACGACCCGTCGATCGAACGGGGCGGCTGCAAGATCGATACGCCGAGCAACCAGATCGATGCCCAGGTGCAGGCGCGCTGGGCGCGCCTGGCGCATGCGGTGGGCAAGAACCTCGACTGGCTGGAGACCGACTAA
- the fliL gene encoding flagellar basal body-associated protein FliL: MKADPKAEAAPAGGGNKKLVIILIAVLVLVLVGGGAGAYFLLQDKGAAAEHDEEDVKPKKKKKKQDEGPPVYVPVEPFTVNLNPEEGEQYLQLAFTLQVADAEQSEVIKNNMPKVRSRILLLLSSKKASEINTPEGKSQLAKEIMEQVNEPFQDRGDEQEVTEVLFTSFIIQ; the protein is encoded by the coding sequence ATGAAAGCTGACCCGAAGGCAGAAGCGGCACCCGCCGGTGGCGGCAACAAGAAGCTCGTCATCATCCTGATCGCCGTGCTCGTGCTCGTGCTGGTTGGCGGCGGTGCGGGCGCTTACTTCCTGCTGCAGGACAAGGGCGCCGCCGCCGAGCACGACGAGGAAGACGTCAAGCCGAAGAAGAAAAAGAAGAAGCAGGATGAAGGTCCTCCCGTGTACGTGCCCGTCGAGCCGTTCACCGTGAACCTGAATCCGGAAGAAGGCGAGCAGTACCTGCAACTGGCCTTCACCCTGCAGGTAGCGGACGCCGAGCAATCCGAGGTCATCAAGAACAATATGCCGAAGGTGCGCAGCCGCATCCTGTTACTGCTATCCTCCAAGAAAGCATCGGAAATCAATACGCCGGAGGGCAAGTCCCAACTGGCGAAGGAAATCATGGAGCAGGTAAACGAACCGTTCCAGGACCGGGGCGACGAGCAGGAAGTGACCGAAGTACTGTTTACCTCATTCATTATCCAATAA
- a CDS encoding flagellar regulator YcgR PilZN domain-containing protein, with protein MQPFIADTDTENWHDFEVGSRREVIALLRAISDKKQEVRVAARDGGAVYTTAILAVDGDADTVLIDRPLDPDYERALLSGDVSFETSLDKIRIFFGSDSLHPSLHDGKPALKMAVPASLIRLQRREYYRMATPLTNPVRVSIPLPPELGGGVGVFPLADISVGGIAILDNQFVLGDTIGRDYAECRIELPDLGNITTNLQIRNMLDMTLLNNKPNRRLGCQFIDMGRGAAAAVQRYITKLERERNARINGIG; from the coding sequence ATGCAACCCTTCATTGCGGACACGGATACCGAAAACTGGCACGATTTCGAGGTAGGATCGCGCCGGGAAGTCATCGCGCTGCTGCGCGCGATCTCCGACAAGAAACAGGAAGTACGCGTGGCCGCGCGCGACGGCGGCGCCGTCTACACCACCGCGATCCTGGCCGTCGACGGCGATGCCGACACGGTGCTGATCGACCGCCCGCTCGATCCCGATTACGAGCGGGCCCTGCTCTCGGGCGACGTATCGTTCGAAACGTCCCTCGACAAGATCCGCATCTTCTTCGGCAGCGACAGCCTGCACCCTTCCCTGCACGACGGCAAGCCGGCGCTGAAAATGGCCGTGCCGGCCAGCCTGATCCGCCTGCAACGGCGCGAGTACTACCGCATGGCCACGCCGCTGACGAACCCCGTGCGCGTCTCGATCCCGTTGCCGCCCGAGCTGGGCGGCGGCGTGGGCGTGTTCCCCCTGGCCGACATCAGCGTGGGCGGCATCGCCATCCTCGACAACCAGTTCGTGCTGGGCGATACGATCGGCCGCGACTACGCCGAGTGCCGTATCGAACTGCCAGACCTGGGCAATATCACGACGAACCTGCAGATCCGCAACATGCTCGACATGACGCTGCTGAACAACAAGCCGAACCGGCGGCTGGGCTGCCAGTTCATCGACATGGGGCGCGGCGCCGCCGCGGCCGTGCAGCGCTATATCACGAAGCTGGAGCGGGAGAGGAATGCCCGGATCAACGGGATTGGATGA